The proteins below come from a single Serratia ficaria genomic window:
- the astD gene encoding succinylglutamate-semialdehyde dehydrogenase, which yields MSHPALFINGVWRQGRGAEFGKTDPVNNLPLWRANAADADDVAAACEAARAAFPAWARTPFEQREQLVKRFAALLEEHKPSLAETISRETGKPRWETLTEIQAMIGKVGISLQAYQARTGESHTPMADGASVLRHRPHGVLAVFGPYNFPGHLPNGHIVPALLAGNCVVFKPSELTPLTAEATLKLWQRAGLPAGVINLVQGGRETGEALAASADIDGLLFTGSAGTGYHLHRQLAGQPEKILALEMGGNNALIVDGFEDRDAAVNLAIQSAFISAGQRCTCSRRILVKQGAEGDAFIERLVQVASALRIGRWDADPQPFMGGVISSAAAEKMLEAQQNLLALGGKPLLTMQRLEQGNSLLSAGIIDLTGVRGVPDEEYFGPLTTVIRYRDFDEALRLANQTRYGLSVGLVSPRRELFDRLLLEARAGIVNWNKPLTGASSAAPFGGVGASGNHRPSAYYAADYCAWPMASLESESLSLPASLSPGLSFR from the coding sequence ATGTCGCATCCCGCACTGTTTATCAACGGCGTCTGGCGGCAGGGCCGCGGCGCTGAATTCGGCAAAACCGATCCGGTGAACAATCTGCCGCTGTGGCGCGCCAACGCCGCCGACGCCGACGACGTCGCCGCCGCCTGCGAAGCCGCCCGCGCGGCTTTTCCTGCCTGGGCGCGTACGCCGTTTGAGCAACGCGAGCAGCTGGTGAAGCGTTTCGCCGCGCTGTTGGAGGAGCACAAGCCGTCGCTGGCTGAAACCATCAGCCGCGAGACCGGCAAGCCGCGCTGGGAAACGCTGACCGAAATCCAGGCGATGATCGGCAAGGTGGGCATTTCCCTGCAGGCCTATCAGGCGCGCACCGGCGAGAGCCATACGCCGATGGCCGACGGCGCTTCGGTGCTGCGCCATCGGCCGCACGGCGTGCTGGCGGTGTTCGGCCCGTATAATTTCCCCGGCCACCTGCCGAACGGCCATATCGTGCCGGCGCTGCTGGCGGGTAACTGCGTGGTGTTCAAGCCGAGCGAACTGACGCCGCTGACCGCAGAGGCGACGCTGAAGCTGTGGCAGCGGGCCGGTTTGCCCGCTGGGGTGATCAATCTGGTGCAGGGCGGCCGGGAGACCGGCGAGGCGCTGGCCGCCAGCGCCGACATCGATGGCCTGCTGTTTACCGGCAGCGCCGGCACCGGCTATCACCTGCACCGCCAACTGGCGGGGCAGCCGGAGAAGATCCTGGCGCTGGAGATGGGCGGCAACAACGCGCTGATCGTCGACGGTTTTGAAGACCGCGATGCGGCGGTCAACCTGGCGATCCAGTCGGCGTTTATCTCCGCCGGCCAGCGCTGCACCTGCTCGCGCCGCATTCTGGTGAAGCAGGGCGCCGAGGGCGACGCCTTTATCGAACGCCTGGTGCAGGTGGCCAGCGCGCTGCGCATCGGCCGCTGGGATGCCGACCCGCAGCCGTTTATGGGCGGGGTGATCTCATCGGCGGCGGCCGAGAAAATGCTCGAGGCGCAGCAAAACCTGCTGGCCCTGGGCGGCAAGCCGCTGCTGACCATGCAGCGCCTGGAGCAGGGTAATTCTCTGCTCAGCGCCGGCATTATCGATCTGACCGGGGTGCGCGGGGTGCCGGATGAAGAGTATTTCGGTCCGTTGACCACCGTGATCCGCTACCGCGACTTCGACGAGGCCCTGCGGCTGGCCAACCAGACGCGCTACGGCCTGTCGGTCGGGCTGGTGTCGCCGCGGCGCGAACTGTTCGACCGGCTGCTGCTGGAGGCGCGCGCCGGCATCGTCAACTGGAACAAACCGTTGACCGGCGCTTCCAGCGCGGCGCCGTTCGGCGGCGTGGGCGCCTCGGGCAACCACCGCCCAAGCGCTTACTACGCGGCGGATTACTGCGCCTGGCCGATGGCGTCGCTGGAAAGCGAAAGCCTGTCGCTGCCGGCCAGCCTGTCGCCGGGCTTGTCGTTCCGTTAA
- a CDS encoding aspartate aminotransferase family protein yields the protein MEQPIAVTRQSFDDWMVPVYAPADFILVRGEGSQVWDQQGKSYIDFAGGIAVNALGHAHPAVKATLVEQAGKLWHLGNGYTNEPVLRLAKQLIDATFADKVFFCNSGAEANEAALKLARKHAHDRHGAGKDQIVAFNNAFHGRTLFTVSAGGQPKYSQDFAPLPGGITHTPYNDLAAAAELINDRTCAVIVEPIQGEGGVLPADASFLQGLRELCDRHNALLIFDEVQTGVGRTGHLYAYMQYGVVPDVLTTAKALGGGFPIGAMLTTDALAKTLGVGTHGTTYGGNPLATAVAGTVFSIINTPEVLEGVKQRHQWFLEGLNAINRQYPIFSEIRGGGLLIGCVLNQDYAGKAKHITQLANEEGVIALIAGPDVVRFTPSLIIPEQDVKEGLARFARAVARICS from the coding sequence ATGGAACAGCCAATCGCAGTTACCCGCCAGTCTTTCGACGACTGGATGGTCCCGGTTTATGCCCCCGCTGATTTTATTCTGGTGCGGGGAGAAGGTTCACAGGTTTGGGATCAACAGGGCAAGTCTTACATCGATTTCGCCGGCGGCATCGCGGTCAACGCGCTGGGCCATGCGCACCCGGCGGTGAAGGCGACGCTGGTGGAGCAGGCGGGCAAGCTGTGGCACCTGGGCAACGGCTACACCAACGAGCCGGTGCTGCGCTTGGCCAAACAGCTGATCGACGCCACCTTTGCCGACAAGGTGTTCTTCTGCAACTCCGGCGCAGAAGCCAACGAAGCGGCGCTGAAGCTGGCGCGCAAACATGCGCACGACCGGCATGGCGCCGGGAAAGACCAGATTGTGGCGTTCAATAACGCCTTCCACGGCCGCACGCTGTTCACCGTTTCCGCCGGCGGCCAGCCGAAGTACTCGCAGGACTTCGCTCCGCTGCCGGGCGGCATCACCCATACGCCGTATAACGATCTGGCCGCCGCCGCCGAGCTGATCAACGACCGCACCTGCGCGGTGATCGTCGAGCCTATCCAGGGCGAAGGCGGGGTGTTGCCGGCCGACGCCAGCTTCCTGCAGGGGCTGCGCGAACTGTGCGACCGCCACAATGCGCTGCTGATCTTCGATGAAGTGCAGACCGGCGTGGGCCGCACCGGCCACCTGTACGCCTACATGCAGTACGGCGTGGTGCCGGACGTGCTGACCACCGCCAAGGCGCTGGGCGGCGGCTTCCCGATCGGCGCGATGCTGACCACCGACGCGCTGGCGAAAACCCTCGGCGTCGGCACCCACGGCACCACCTACGGCGGCAACCCGCTGGCGACGGCGGTGGCGGGCACGGTGTTCTCGATCATCAACACCCCTGAAGTGCTGGAAGGCGTCAAGCAGCGTCACCAATGGTTCCTCGAGGGGCTGAACGCGATCAACCGCCAATACCCGATCTTCTCTGAGATCCGCGGCGGCGGTTTGCTGATCGGCTGCGTGCTGAACCAGGATTACGCCGGCAAGGCGAAACACATCACCCAACTGGCCAACGAAGAAGGGGTGATCGCCCTGATCGCCGGGCCGGACGTGGTGCGCTTCACCCCATCGCTGATCATTCCTGAGCAGGATGTGAAAGAGGGGCTGGCGCGATTCGCGCGCGCCGTGGCGCGGATTTGCAGCTAA
- the astB gene encoding N-succinylarginine dihydrolase, whose product MSGYEVNFDGLVGPTHHYAGLSFGNEASTQHQNSVSNPKLAAKQGLLKMKTLADLGFQQGVLPPQERPHLPMLRRLGFSGSDEAVLAQAIRQSPRLLSALSSASSMWTANAATVSPSADSADGRVHFTAANLNNKFHRAIEAETTSAVLRAMFNDERHFSHHEALPQVALFGDEGAANHNRLGGDYAKRSVQMFVYGRQEFGGQTAPTRYPARQTREASEAVARLHQLDERHTVFVQQNPAVIDQGVFHNDVIAVSNQNLLFHHQQAFYQQQRALDEVRGKMATLDSELLTIEVPTERVSVADAVATYLFNSQILTKPNGKMMIVVPEESRQHAGVWGYLSDMASGGGPIDEIRVFDLRESMRNGGGPACLRLRVALNEQELRAVNPRVMMNDTLFATLNQWVDRHYRDRLTQDDLADPQLLREGREALDSLTSILGLGSIYPFQQ is encoded by the coding sequence ATGTCAGGATATGAAGTCAATTTCGACGGTTTAGTGGGCCCGACGCACCACTACGCCGGGCTGTCGTTCGGCAACGAGGCGTCGACGCAGCATCAGAACAGCGTATCGAACCCGAAACTGGCGGCCAAACAGGGGCTGCTGAAGATGAAAACGCTGGCGGATCTCGGTTTCCAGCAGGGGGTATTGCCGCCGCAGGAGCGGCCGCATTTGCCGATGCTGCGCCGGTTGGGGTTCAGCGGTTCCGACGAAGCGGTGCTGGCGCAGGCGATACGCCAGTCGCCGCGCCTGCTGTCGGCGCTCAGCTCGGCCTCCAGCATGTGGACCGCCAACGCGGCCACGGTGTCGCCTTCGGCCGACAGCGCCGACGGCAGGGTGCATTTCACCGCCGCCAACCTGAACAATAAATTCCATCGCGCGATTGAGGCGGAAACCACCTCCGCCGTGCTGCGGGCGATGTTCAACGATGAACGGCATTTTTCCCACCATGAGGCGCTGCCGCAGGTGGCGCTGTTTGGCGACGAAGGGGCGGCTAACCATAACCGCCTGGGCGGCGACTACGCCAAACGCAGCGTGCAGATGTTCGTTTATGGGCGCCAGGAGTTCGGCGGCCAAACCGCGCCGACGCGTTATCCGGCGCGCCAGACGCGCGAAGCCAGCGAGGCGGTCGCCCGTCTGCATCAGCTCGACGAACGCCATACGGTGTTTGTGCAGCAGAACCCGGCGGTGATCGATCAGGGGGTGTTCCACAATGACGTGATTGCGGTCAGCAACCAGAACCTGCTGTTCCATCATCAGCAGGCGTTTTATCAGCAGCAGCGGGCGCTGGACGAAGTGCGCGGCAAAATGGCGACGCTCGACAGCGAACTGCTGACGATCGAAGTGCCGACGGAGCGCGTGTCGGTGGCCGATGCGGTGGCGACCTATCTGTTCAACAGCCAGATTCTGACCAAGCCGAACGGCAAAATGATGATCGTGGTGCCGGAAGAGTCGCGTCAGCACGCCGGCGTATGGGGTTATCTGAGCGATATGGCGTCCGGCGGCGGGCCGATCGATGAAATCCGGGTGTTCGATCTGCGCGAGAGCATGCGCAACGGCGGCGGTCCGGCCTGTTTGCGTCTGCGCGTAGCGCTCAATGAACAGGAGCTGCGTGCGGTCAATCCGCGCGTCATGATGAACGATACGCTGTTCGCCACGCTGAATCAGTGGGTCGATCGCCATTACCGCGACCGCCTGACCCAGGACGATCTGGCCGACCCGCAGCTGCTGCGCGAGGGGCGCGAAGCGCTGGATTCGCTGACGTCGATCCTCGGTTTGGGTTCCATTTATCCGTTCCAACAATAA
- the astA gene encoding arginine N-succinyltransferase: protein MMIIRPIERRDLADLLRLAGKSGIGLTSLPQNEDTLSARIERALKTWQGELPQSDQCYLFVLEDSERQQVVGVCAIEVAVGLAEPWYSFRVGTQVHASKQLNVYKSVPTLFLSNDHTGHSELCTLFLDPDYRHGENGKLLSKVRFLFIAAFRERFARRLIAEMRGFSDENGRSPFWESVGRHFFSIEFAKADYLSGTGQKAFIAELMPKHPLYVDFLAEDAQKVIGEVHPQTVPARRVLESEGLRYQGYVDIFDGGPTLEAEIDQIRAVRHSRLVKVVLDETPMRPDAPALLVANDHYQHYRALLVNADLYDDRLHVNAATAAALGVEQGSPVRVIPLIAQEKA from the coding sequence ATGATGATTATTCGCCCTATAGAGCGTCGCGATTTGGCTGATTTACTGCGGCTTGCCGGCAAGTCCGGCATCGGTCTCACTTCACTGCCGCAAAATGAAGATACCCTGTCGGCACGCATTGAGCGGGCGTTAAAAACCTGGCAAGGCGAACTTCCGCAAAGTGACCAGTGTTATCTGTTTGTGCTGGAAGACAGCGAGCGTCAGCAGGTGGTGGGGGTCTGTGCGATCGAAGTGGCCGTCGGGCTGGCGGAACCCTGGTACAGCTTCCGCGTCGGCACTCAGGTGCACGCGTCCAAACAGCTGAACGTGTATAAGTCGGTGCCGACGCTGTTCCTCAGCAACGATCACACCGGGCATTCCGAACTCTGCACGCTGTTCCTTGATCCGGACTATCGCCACGGCGAGAACGGCAAACTGTTGTCGAAGGTGCGTTTCCTGTTTATCGCCGCGTTCCGCGAACGCTTCGCGCGCCGGCTGATCGCCGAGATGCGCGGCTTTTCCGATGAAAACGGCCGCTCGCCGTTCTGGGAAAGCGTCGGGCGCCATTTCTTTTCCATCGAGTTCGCCAAGGCGGACTACCTGAGCGGCACCGGGCAGAAGGCGTTTATCGCCGAGCTGATGCCGAAGCACCCGCTGTACGTCGACTTCCTGGCCGAGGACGCGCAAAAAGTGATCGGCGAAGTGCATCCGCAGACGGTGCCGGCGCGCCGGGTGCTGGAGTCGGAAGGTCTGCGCTACCAGGGCTACGTCGATATCTTCGACGGCGGCCCGACGCTGGAGGCGGAAATCGACCAGATCCGCGCGGTCAGACACAGCCGCCTGGTGAAGGTGGTGCTGGACGAGACCCCGATGCGTCCCGATGCCCCGGCGCTGCTGGTGGCTAACGATCATTATCAACACTACCGCGCACTGCTGGTTAATGCCGATCTGTATGACGATCGCCTGCACGTCAACGCCGCCACCGCGGCGGCGCTGGGCGTCGAACAGGGCAGCCCGGTGCGGGTGATCCCCCTTATTGCACAGGAGAAAGCGTGA